Part of the Rhizobium sp. CCGE531 genome is shown below.
GATGCTGCTGCTCGATACCAATGTCGTCTCCGAACTGCGCAAGGTTGCGACCGGCAAGGCTGATCCCAATGTCGCGGTCTGGAACGAAACCGTCGATCCCGCCGAGACCTTCATTTCATCTGTCGTCCTGCACGAATTGGAGGTTGGCGTTCGGCTGGTGGAGCACAATGATGCAGTCGCCGGGAAGGTGATGCGCAATTGGCTGGAAAATAACGTTCACACAGCGTTTTCCGGCCGCATCCTGCCTCTGGACGAGGCGGCGGCCGTTCAGGCGGCCCAATGGCATGTGCCCAATCCCAAACCGATCAACGACGCCTATATTGCTGCGACAGCTTTCACCCGTCGGATGACGCTGGTCACGCGCAACGTCAAAGATTTCGAGGGAATGGGAGTTGCGCTCGTCAATCCGTGGGAGCATTCGATATAGGATTCTTAAGAATCCCACAGAGATCGTTCGTATGATCTCCGAACGACAATCATTGCATTGCGCGTTTGAGAGAGTTCGGACGTTCACGAACTAGACGCGAAAGTCATCCACCGAGCATCATCTCAGACAATTTACTCAATTACCGCTGCGGCATTTTCCGCAGTTTGCAAATCTTGAGGATGGAAGCGGCGCGCTCTTATATGTAGTTGAACATGTGAAAATCGCCCCCCGGCGCGCGGGATGCATGGGAAGAAGATCAGCCAGGCCGAGATCGCATGTGTTCCGCCGAGATCAGTCCGGATCTGCCGAGATGCGACGGAATCCCGGCATGATAGCGAGATTCGCATGGCTAAAGGCAATCGGTCCTGCTGCTTCTCGCGCAGCGGACTAACCACTATTCCTTCCGTTATCCAAGATTAAAGTTTGTGTTTAATAGCCTGGCTGAGGCGCTTTGCGCCCTCAACAAGAGTGGTGGGGCGGCCTGCGAAAGTTAGCCGCAGGAAAGAGCCTTCTGGGTCGGCAGGAAACCATGGGCGACCAGCGCCAATGATAACGCCGTTCCGGGCCAGGTCTGCAGCGAGTGCGACATCGCAGACCCGATCCGGCAAGCGTAGCCAAAGGTGCATGCCTCCGGTCGGGACATCGAACGTCACGCAGTCCCCAACTTCCTCGCGCAGCACCCCGACGAGGACATCGCGCCGCTCGATTAGGGCAGCGCGGGCGGCCTTGAGATGACGCTTCCATCCTGGCGCGGACACAACGGCCAAAGCCGCCGCTTGCAAGGGACCGGAAACAAAAAAGTCTTGACTTCCGCGGGCCACCTTCAGCCGTGCAAGGGCCGCTCCCCTTGCGATAACGGCTGCGACCCTCAAACCGGGTGCAGCTGATTTGGCAAGGGACCGAATATAAATAACGTGTCCGTGGCGATCAGTCGTCGCGAGCGGAGCCGGTGCATTGCCTGCCAGATCGAGATCCCGCGCCCAGTCGTCCTCGATGATGAAGGCGCGCGCCTTTGCCGCGATGTCGAGGACAGCAGCTCGCCGCTCGTTCGACATCACGACGCCCGAAGGATTGGAGAAGGTTGGCTGGCTGTAAAAGACCCGGGCCCCCGTCTGTTGGAAGGCGTCCTCCAGCAGTTCCGGTCGCACCCCGTTTTCGTCAATGGCTACGGGAATCACTTCAAGGCCCGCCGCCCGGGCAGCCGAAATGGCGCCAGTGTAGGTCGGCGTCTCCACAAGAATTGGACGTCCAGGCGGCACGAGTGCCCGCAGGGTCGCAGTGATCGCCGCCTGTCCGCCGTTGCATATGATGACATCGTGGGGCGAGAACACGGCGCCGTTTCCGATCTCGCGCGCGAACCACGCCCGCAATGACTGAAGACCCTCGATCGGCAGTCTATCCCAAAGATCGACACGACCTGCGGCTCGACGGAGCGCGTGTGCCAAAAGGCCAGACGCCTGTAGATCAGGCGGCAGGTAGCCCATGCTCAAGATCAGGCCGTCGGCTGGTGGAAGTGTCAATGAAGTTTCCAAAAAACCACCGTCTCCGCGCGCAGCTCCAAGCGCGACAGATTGCCAAGATAGGTCGACAACCTCGGCGGGACTTGCGGGCCCTTCGCGAACGAAGGTTCCTTGGCCTGGGCGAGGCTCGATCAGTCCCTCGCTGACGAGTTGGGCAAATGCTCGCTCCACCGTGGCTGGACTGACATGGAATTCCTTCATGAGAGAACGCACCGAAGGCAGTCGAAGCCCAGGCTTTGCCGAGGCTATCTCCCTGCGCAGCGATTGTGTAACGGTCAAGAGTCTGTTATCTACTTTCATGAGAAAGATAGATAACGCTATTAGTCCAAAAAGGGAAACGCTTTCGCCTGTGACGCCTGTCATGGCCGAAACGAACCAGAAGCTGCTTGATTGGTTGCCCGCGAGCGTTCTGGTGCCCTATCTCATTACCGCCATTGCACTCGCCCTTGCCTATGGTTCAAGCTTTCTGCTTGTCGACGCAATGCAATTCGCAGGCTTTCAGGCATCTGCCGCCGGAGGCATCGTCAGTGCTGGAATCATAGCGACCCTGATCGGTGCTATATTCGCGGGGCGGCTGGCGGAATATACAGGTATCTTGCCCCTCATTGCCGTCTCTTCTCTTGTCATGGCGGCCGCGATGACCAGCTTTGCACTGGTCGGAACTGGCGGTCTGGCGTTTGCCTATGCCGGCGGCGTTCTGCTCGGTTTTGGTTGGGCGGTCTTTTACACGCTCGCTCCAATCCAGCTCATTGATCGCCTCAAACCTTCCGCCCGCTTGGAAGCTCTGACTCTCCTTTCAGGATCCCAAATGCTCGGCATCGGCGGATCAGCTCCGCTGGGTCACTTCATTGCTGACCAGATCGGCAATCCCAGCGCCGCGTACGCATTTTATGCCGTCTTCTGCGTGGTAGCTGCGGTATTCGCTATGTTCGTACAGACACGTTTGAAGCGTCAGCCGCAACTTTCCGCACGCGCCGTTGCTCTCTCCGTCCCAACGAGCCTGTCCATTTTACGCGGGAAAACGGTGTTGCCGGTGATCATGATGGGAATTGGTGCTTGTATTTTCGCTGGTCTGTCCACGTTTCAAAGCATATATGCCGCCTCGCGAGGACTTTCACCCAATGTCTTCTTTCTGACATTCACTGTTACGACGGTCGCATTGCGGTTTTCGCTCGCCTCGATGATCGGTAAATTGCCGCTCGCTCGCCTGGCGCTCGCTCTCTTCGTAACAACACTAATTGGGATCGGACTTCTGGTTTTGAACTCGGGAAGCGCGCTGTTGTACGTCTTCGCCAGCGTTCTCTTTGCAGTAGGCTACGGCCTCACCTATTCCACCTTGAATGCCATGGTGGTGAACCTCGCTAGCGAGCGAGGTCTCTCGATCTCCGTCGCCTCTCAAGTCTTCGCGCTCGCTTATTTCGTCGGATCGTTCGGCTTCCCGTATTTCGGCGGCCTATTAATTGCAGCACATGGCATCGATGTTGCAATGCTCGCAATGGCAGGGCTGGTCGCTATCAACATCGCTATCATCAGCCAGACACTTCGCAGGCCGATGTAGGAAACCGATCACGTATCATTTTCGCCCAATGCTCGATCGGTTGCCGCACTCAACGTATGTTTTTTGACCATAGGAAAGATTCTATGGAAATTCTGGACCTAATCGGTATTGGGATCGGACCCTTCAATCTTAGTCTTGCTGCACTGGCGCACCCGACGCGCCTGCGCACGATTTTTTTCGAAAAAGAATGCAGCTTCGTGTGGCATCCAGGACTGCTGCTGCCCAATAGTCGCCTGCAGGTATCTCCGCTGAAGGACTGCGTGACGCTTGCAGATCCCACTAGTCCATTTTCTTTCCTCAACTATCTTGCAATGCATGGACGACTTTACAATTTCCTGAACCGGCGCGACGCAAAGACGTCACGCAGTGAGTTCACACACTATTTCCAGTGGGTTGCACATCACTTGCCCAGCCTTCGGTTTGGCGAGGAAGTGACCGACATCGCCAAATTCGACAAGGGTTACCGCGTGACGACGACGCGAGATGACTATCATGCCCGCGCGGTTGCGATCGGCGTCGGTGTCGTTCCGAACATCCCCGAATGCGCCAAACCTTGGCTGGGCGATAAGGTCTATCATGTGGCGAGCTATCTAGATCAGTCACCAATTGGTGTGGGTGAACGCGTAATGGTTGTTGGCGGCGGCCAGAGCGGTGCGGAGGTCGTCGAACACCTGTTGGGCAATCCTGATGTGCGTAAGATCATATGGGTGACGTCACGTGCGAACCTGTTCACGAGGGATGACAGCGCTTTCGTCAACATGTCGTACACGCCATCTTATAGCCAGCGCTTTCATTCGCTGCCACTTCAAGAACGTCGGGCTATCGTCGATGACGAATTACTCACCAGTGACGGCATTTCAGCCGAATTGTGCAACCGCATCTATGAAATTAGCTATCATCGTAGCGCGAGTGGCTATAGTGACGAGATCATTCAACTGCTGCCCGCACTCGTTATGAAGGAGTTGTCTCCTCATCCACATGGTTGGCAAGCGCTGTTGGCTCCCCGTGGCGCGCCTTTGCGAACAGTAGAAGCCGATCGTATCGTACTTGCCACCGGTTTTCAGCCTCGCTCGCTTCCGTTCATCGATCGCCTATTGGCTTCCGCCGTCATCGAAGATGACCTGCCGGTCGTAGATGAAGATTACGCCGTTCAATTCAAGGATAGTGCTCCAGGCCAGGTTTATCTGCAGAGCCGGACGCGCGTCCAAAACGGCTTGCAGAGTGTGAATTTGTCACTCGTAGCGTACCGAAATAGCCGCATCGTCAATAGACTGCTCGGGCGTGATCATTATGCGAACGTCCCAGATCGGCAGATCTTCGGGGTCTAGAATGGCAACATGCAAGAACAAAAGGATCGATAATTCTCCGCAAAAGCAATGCAGCTCGCCAAACAGCACCGTGCACAAGGACAAACGGGCGACATTTCCATGAACCGGCAAACTGCCTTCTCAACCGGGGCAGCTTTTTCAGGCAGATCAATTCTGATGAGGAGAGACTTACCCATGTTAACCGAAGCACAAAAAGCAACATGGCATAAAACTGGATACCTCAAGTTAGAGGAATTTTTCGACCAGGAAAGTCGTGACCGTCTCTCAACTCTTGTCGAAGATATTTCGTGCTGGGAGATAAGCGACGACAAATGGTTGATGTGGTTCGAAAAAACGACGGACAACAAAAAAATAATTTCCAAGGTCGAGAACTTCCTCGAATTCAATGCCCCTCTGCGTGACCTGATCCTGGCTGACCACCGTATCGAGTCAATCGTCGAGTCCTTGTTGGAGGAAGATGCCCGGATGCTCAAAGAGCTGCTGATCTTCAAATATCCCGATAGTGGCGGCTATCGCCCGCATCAGGACATCTACCATGTCCCTCATAAGCTGCCAGACCGGATGGTCCATGCAATTGTTGCAATCGGCATCGACGATTCCGGCCCAGACAATGGAGGGCTTTTCTTCAGCCCCGCCAATCACAAGAAGGGTGTATTTCCGATGGATGCCGGCGGTGTGATTTACCCCGACATCGTCGAAACGTTCGCCTGGGAGCCGGTGTCATGGAAGGCCGGCGACATCTTTATCTTTGACGATTATGCGCCGCATTATTCGAAACCTAATAAAAGTGAAAATTCCCGGAGGGTAATTTACTTGGTGTTCCAGCGCGCTTCCACCGGGGGCCCAACGCGGGCCGAGTACAACAAACTCAAGCGCGCCTACAATCCTCCCGAGGGCAAGGTCTCCAACATCGATGAACTCAAGCCGCCGAACGGCATTTTCTATCGCGAGTGAAGCACCGCGTGGGAGGCAAACATGTATACGAAACAGATCGACGGCTCAATCATGCGCCCGGAGTTTGGCGTTCTGGTGTGCCGATTGCTTGAACATCTGCCGCAGACGGTCGCAACGGGCTTCGGGACTTCGATTGTGGAGGTGGTGGCGAACGGTGCAGTCGATCTTCATTCGCACCCAGAGCACGAACTTTGGGTACTGATCTCGGGCAGTGGCGTGTTCGAAGCCGACGGCGAAACCACGGCGGTCGGCGAGAACACGTTGCTCTACATAAGGCCACACCAAACGCACGCGATCAAAAATAGCGACCCTGAAACCAGTCTGAAGTTCTTTTCGATATGGTGGGATTGAATTGAGCGTAAAGCAAAAAACTTACTTTGCCTGCTCGGCGCCCCCATGCCCGAATGGAAAGCTGCACCTTGGGCATATTGGAGGGGTGTACCTGCTAACAGACGTGTTCATACGCTTTCAGCGAATGGTAGGGAATGCGGCCTATCACGTAACAGGTGCTGATGAACATGGCACTTATACGCTGTTGAAAGCCCGCAAGCTTGGCAGGCCAGTTGATGACGTTGCACAAATGCACATTGATGAAATCCTGCGTTGTCTGCGGGTAGTAGATATTGAGCCGGACGTATTTGTCAGGACTTCAAGCGAAGACCACAAAGAGCGAAGTCTCGCAATCTACGACCAACTAAGAGCCTTAGGCTACATCGAGCTGCGGGACGCAGAGCAATTGTATTGCGAAACGTGCGGAGAGTTCGCAGCAGACTCACTTGCGATCGGGCGGTGCCCGGCTTGCAATGCGGAAACAGATAGTAACCTTTGCGAAGATTGCGGCCTCGCGCTGCAGCACAATCTACTACGCAATCCCATCCACACCGTATGCGGATGCAGCCTTGTTTTACGACCGATCCGCCAGGCCCATTTTGACCTCAAGAAATTTGCTCCCGCACTTGATGACGCCATTGAGGCCAGCAGATGGCCGGAGACCATAAAATGCAAAGAACGCGACTGGTTACGGACAAAATTGCGGTCATTGCCAATGTCGCGGCATTTCGATCGTGGTGTGACGTTGAGCTCCCCGGCAGATGTGGCAGGTCAAACTCTGCTGACGTGGTTTGAAGGATTGTGGTGCTACGAGACAGGAATCGAACGCATCTGCAAGCAAAGTGGTGCAGATCTTGACGACACTTTGCGTGACCCGAATACGAAACTCGTATTCTTCATGGGCCAGGATAACCGATTTTATTATACGATCGGCGTCACTGCTGGTTTGTTCGCACGTGGTTACGCGATCCCACACAATCATGCGATCCAGGACTTTTATAAACTCGAAAGCGCAAAATTTTCTACTGGCCGCGATCATGCTTTGTGGGCTGACGAGGTGGCGGCAGACATCGACACGAACGTGCTGCGCTATTATTTGGCCAGCATTGCAAAGCCATTTGGCAGAAACGACAACGATTTTCTGATCGAGGGGCTGGTTCAGGCGGAGGTGCGCATTCATGCTTTCGAAACCGTTTTGCGCCGACACGCTGGATGTAACGAGACGCTGAGGGTCGACAAACTCACGCGCGAGCAGATCCACAATGCTAAACGGTATTGCGAAGCCATGGAGGACACGCGCGTTTGGGATGCTCTAAATGCGTTGAACGCTTTTTTCGACGCTGCGAGTTTTTCAAAGACAGGTACCTTGGTCAGCGCAACGGAAATTTCGGTATTCCTGAGCCTTCTTTATCCGGTGACCCCGACACTTGCGGCTCGCTATGGTGCTTGCTTTTTCGGACTCGGATGGCGACCCCGGCTCTATGACGAAGCTATTCAGCCAAGTGCAGGCTCACGTGAAGCGATTGATTTCACCCGATTTGCCCGCCCGATTCCGGCCGCCTTTATAGCAGCCTACCAAAAACGATTTAGGCAACCACAGACGAAGGCGTGACTTCCTGCCTACCGCAGCGAGATCTGCACGGCTTTAAACATAGTCGGTTGTTCATTGACGATGTCAAAACCACGAATGCTTTTGTCCGCTTCACACTGTTGCGCGTTCCGGCGAACGGTTTTGATACGCAGGTGGAGACTTCAATTGTTTAGCGTCGATCGGATTGGCGTCCTTCGCGTTCCTATGGAGCGAATCTGCCTTATTCGCTGCATAATCCTTTCCGCCTGATCAACAATTTCGGGCACCGAGGTAAGTTCACCGAACGTCCCCCGGGCCAATGGGCCGGCAATGAACAGGTCATCGACGGGTGTCCCGTCCCGTGCTAAGGCGCGATTCTCGCGATCGCATTTGATGCCGAGACCATGCGGATCCTTTGTGATCAAAGCGGCGCGCTCGAGGTCCAACAAACAGGCCTGGCTGCCGATTACATTCTCATGATCGGGGCCGGTTGCGAGAATCAGCCACTGTGCGCGGTCCTTCTCTATATTGCCATGCGGCGTAGTTGCGACGTCGACTAAAATGTCTCGGCTGCCGCATTCGGCGGAAACTATTCTTCCCGCACGAATGTGGAGGCGACCAGCTGCTGTCTCGCGGGCGACGAGTTCCTTGATTTGAGGTGGCATCCGGAAGCGGTGGATGTCGTACCATCTACGAAGATGGCGCAAGAAACACCGTTGCTCCTCGAGCGGCAGCGCCTGCCATATTGCCTGCCCCTGATGCCGCAGCGCATCGAAAACGATCTGCCAGGGCAATCTTTTTTCCGTTACGTCGCTGATAGCCAATCGAACCTGTCGCAGAAGGCAAAGCGCCGTCTTAGGAACGCGTTTTAGCAAGTCATCACCGTCTAGCGTGAAGCTGCCCGTCGCGTGGGGCCGCGGCAGACGTCCTGAACGCGACAATAAAGTGATCTCTCCACTATGACCGCGAGCGCGCAAGGTTGCTAGCACGTCAAGTGCGGTCAATCCGGCACCGATGATCCATATATTGTCCCTTTGCTGGATCTTTTGAAAAGCGCCAGAGGTAGAGGGATTTGAGACAAAACGTGGATGAAATTGCAGCGCAGAAGCAAATTGTGCTGGCGTCCTTGGTGGCGGATGACCGGTAGCAACAACGACGATGTCGGCGTGAAGGATCGTCCCGGCATTTCCTTCGATTCGCCAGCGGCCATTCTGTCGATGAATGCGCTCGACACGCTCGCACGCATGTATGATGCTGCCATTTTCGAGAAGCGGCCGCATCTCATTGTCCATGAAGTCCGCAAAATCACCTCTCCGTGCATAGATTGCTCCCTCTGTTCCAGCCTCCGGATCTCGCCCAGCACGACCGGTTTCACAAAACCAGCGGGCGAACCTCTGCGGGTCTCCGGGTATTGCCCGCATCCGGTGGGCGGCAACGTTTAAGCGAAGTGACGGATCATTTGTGTCGTAGGCAACGCCGGCACCAAGGCGCGACCTTGGCTCGAAGACCACAATCTCATCAGGCTCGAACAGGCCTGAGAGTGCGAGCAAGCGACTTATCGTCGCCCCACTGAACCCGCCTCCGACAATGGCCACCCGGCTCACGGTAGTCAACGAAGGCGACGGTTCTTGTGAGGACTGCATTGGTTTCAATAAACCTAACTCCCTTCGGCTAACAGTGGCTGAAACAATGCACACTTATTTTATAGATTCAATCCATAAATATGTTGTCCCGGGTCCGGCATTTACCTCGAGCGCCGTGAGCACAATCTTGGGGTCGAGACTTAATTGGGTTCACAATGAGATCGCCACGGCGAGACAGACGCCCGATAGGGAGATGTCCGCTGTCGTGGCGATGCGTTGGAGATCCTTGAGCCGCGCTCTACCGCCTGACGAGAGCTGACACGGAAGAGAATCAAGCGGCAAAGTTGCGGCTGTATCGAAAGCTCTCCATCAGCGGGGCAAAGGCTTCAACGGCGAAAGCGGTCAAAACGCGGCCAATCCCAGGGGTGGTCCGCACGCGTCGCGCCGTATCGGCTTCCGCTACCAGCGCCTTGATCTTCCGGCTGGGATTGATGCGGATCCTCTTCTCGGCAATCTGCTCCACCAAATCACGGCACTCCTCGCGCTCAAATCGGGCAACACGGTTCAGTGCATTCAGGATATCTTTAATCCCGTTGAGCTGACGATTTCCTTGTGAAACAATATCCGCATACTAGATGCAGTGGACGACATCGCGCGCCACCATTTCCTCATAGGCAGGAAGCAGGGCGGCAAGCGCAGCCCTCTCAATAGCCGAGTTCACCGGCCACCAAACGGTATAGCGCCTTTCTACCTTAGCGCTTGGCGCGTAGACCCCTAGGATCCCTTCTGCATGCTTAACCAAATGGACACCGCTCACCCTCAATCCAAGGTCAGGCAACCATATGTCACCCACGGCTAGGATTTCATAGCTGTGGCTACCATTGTCTCTCCATTTTCGAATGTACAAAACTTCAGCTTTCATACCGGCTATTCCATCTGCGACAATGCAGGATCGCTGCGGGCAATGTGCGTGCTTGTTTTCTGAAACTCCCATACGGACAGCCTTCATTTCGCGGATTTGACATGCTGTTCGCCATCCGTCATCGGCTTTCACAGCAGCTCGCGCTGACATTCATCTCGCCACGGCCGAAAACTTGGATCCTGTTCTGACTTCCACGAGAGCGGACCGCGACGAACTTGTCGACGTTGAGGTTTGCACTGCCGCCCGTCGGCCATGCATGGCTAACTCGTCGGATGGGCCGCCAGACATTAGCGAGAATAGCGGCAGGATCTCCGCGCAGGGATAAGGGGTTCACCCGTGGTCCCCACGCAATTCGGGTCGCTTTGTGCCCACTCGTTCGAGCTTATTGTAGGATCCCGTTGAGGTCTCACCGCAGCTGCGAAGCCCCACTCATATCCGTTTGAACTTGGCATCAAGGCTCCACGCTCCCGGACCGGCCAAGACCAGGTAGAGGAACACGAAGCAAAACAGGATCGCTGCATCGCCGCCGTTAAGCACGGGAAAAATGCTGTGGCCTGGTAAATGTATGATCCAATAGGCGACGGCCATTTGACCTGACAAAAGAAAGGCTACCGGTCTCGTCAGGACGCCAACAAGAATAGCCAGGCCGCCGATCACCTCCAGAAGACCCGCAGTCAACATGAAGGGTGACAAACCACCCAAACCTCCTGTTCCGACGAGGCCGCCTGAAGGGAAGCTAAATAGCTTCATGGTGCCATGTTCGATGAATAGTAGCGCGGTAACGATCCTCAGCACGGCAAGTGCCGTCTGCGCGTATTTCGAAACATCCTTCAAAGCAGTCTCCAGTTTTCCGTTTGTCTCGTCGAAAAGGCCTAATCGACTGGAATTCGCATTAGATTCCGCCGTGGCCGTTAACACGGACCAGGGCGGATCATTCCTCGCAAATATCGTGCCATAGGAACTGCCCGGAAGCGTACGATGGTTACCGTGCAGGAGGGATAGGGATTCTGGGTGCGAAATCGTGGCAAACGATTCTGAAGCTTCACAGGAGCGGCTGACGCGCCCCACCTTTCAAATAGCACTGACACACTATTCATGCAGGACGGCTTGAAGGTCACTGCTTCTTTCTTCTTAATTCAGCCGCGCGACGATTGTAGAAGGCAAGGATTGCCCGTCTGACGATTCTGAAGGTTTTAAGGTAACAACATTCATGCATGATGCTGTCGTTATTCGTTCCGGTATTTCACAGGCAGTTGTCAACCGAAAAGGAGCAGAGCTAGTTGGGTGGCGGGTCGGTGCAAACGACCTCCTTTGGTCCCGGCGCCCTCCAGGTTGGAACCAAGCTTGTCCCCTGATGTTTCCTTCATGCGGATGGAGTGAGGCTTCGCTTGTCGAAATAAAAGGGCAACTTTATCCGATGCCCGTTCACGGCTTCATCAGCATGCAGGAATTTGACGTGGTTTCCATCTCCAAAAGCGAGGTGACATTAGAAACATCTGACGATGAATTCACGAAAACGATGTTTCCATTTTGTTTTATTTTCAGGATTACGTATAAAATTTCAGATAGTGAGCTGAACGTCGATATTTCCGTAAAAAACAGCTCCCGTAGTGAACTCCTCCCTTATGCGATCGGAATACATCCGGGATTTAGATGGCCCTTACTGTCTGCCCGGAAAGATACCTGGCGGCTGGAATTCGAGAAATTGGAATCCCCTCTCGTCCCATGCATATCTTCCGAAGGTCTAATTCGAAGTATTCAACGGAAAATTTCATTTCACGGGCGGTACCTTCATCTAAATGAGAGCCTTTTCCAAAATGAAGCCCTTTGTTTTTTGAATGCAAACAGTAAACGTCTGTCGCTGGTTGGGGAAAAGGCCTCCATTACAATTGAGGCGCCAAATGCACGTCACTGGGTCGTATGGTCTCTTCCACAGCAAGACTTCCTCGCGTTAGAACCATGTACAGGTCATGGTGACATGGAGGGTAGACGCATTCCATTCGAAGAGCGGGATTATAATGTCAACCTCGCCCCAGGAGAGGAGCAAATATTTCGAGTACGATTTGAGTTTGCGCAGCACGAAGATTAGTCTTCAGAAGACTTGCACTATAGGGCATATCAGCGGCGTTGCGTTCACGCCTCTATTTGACCTGCTTGTCCGCTGAATCGATTGGTGTTGAAACAAAGCGCATCCCAATGCCGAGCTTCTTGATATAGCGCCTTATGTCGAAGGTGCGGGAAGGCTCCGCATTTTAACAAGTTTGCAGGAGCAGCGTAGAGACTTATTCCGATAACGGTTCGTTACGGTCTCGCGGCGATGGTCTGCGGCGCAACAGTCGTGCAGACCACCGTGCAAATAAATAAATGCCTAAGATATGAATTGAATACGCTTTTTTATTTGTAAAATCAAATCATTAGCTTCAACTATGCCTCTTCCGTTTTGGGAGGACTTGTGCATACATCGGGCGAACTCACCTCTGCGACGACGTCGCACGGGCAGATGACAACGGCGGTGGGTGAAATGCCGGAGTGTTTTCAATTGGTTTCATCTCCATCGATCGCGTGCCGCACGCCGACCCTAAGCGAGGCGTTTGGCTCGACTTTTGTTTGCATACCCGTTGCAGGAAGTCATCAAGCTTCCCCTAAGTCTTGCGTTCGCCCGGGAGATTTCTCCTTCGGCACGAAAAATGCTTGGCTCATGCGGGAGCCCCCGTAAACGGAGAAAGATTTATGA
Proteins encoded:
- a CDS encoding DoxX family protein — protein: MKDVSKYAQTALAVLRIVTALLFIEHGTMKLFSFPSGGLVGTGGLGGLSPFMLTAGLLEVIGGLAILVGVLTRPVAFLLSGQMAVAYWIIHLPGHSIFPVLNGGDAAILFCFVFLYLVLAGPGAWSLDAKFKRI
- a CDS encoding FAD/NAD(P)-binding protein; this encodes MQSSQEPSPSLTTVSRVAIVGGGFSGATISRLLALSGLFEPDEIVVFEPRSRLGAGVAYDTNDPSLRLNVAAHRMRAIPGDPQRFARWFCETGRAGRDPEAGTEGAIYARRGDFADFMDNEMRPLLENGSIIHACERVERIHRQNGRWRIEGNAGTILHADIVVVATGHPPPRTPAQFASALQFHPRFVSNPSTSGAFQKIQQRDNIWIIGAGLTALDVLATLRARGHSGEITLLSRSGRLPRPHATGSFTLDGDDLLKRVPKTALCLLRQVRLAISDVTEKRLPWQIVFDALRHQGQAIWQALPLEEQRCFLRHLRRWYDIHRFRMPPQIKELVARETAAGRLHIRAGRIVSAECGSRDILVDVATTPHGNIEKDRAQWLILATGPDHENVIGSQACLLDLERAALITKDPHGLGIKCDRENRALARDGTPVDDLFIAGPLARGTFGELTSVPEIVDQAERIMQRIRQIRSIGTRRTPIRSTLNN